In Fervidobacterium thailandense, the DNA window TTGGGAATCATCACCTATCCGATTGTCAAGACACTTTCTGGAAAGCGTAAAGAAGTCCACTGGTTCACCTGGGTACTCGCGTTGTTGTTTGTAGTGTATTTGACGTTCTTTAGGGAGTAACGTAGATGAATCGAAATAAAAAAGGTCGGGCCGCTCAAAGCCCGACCTTTTTTGTTGATAAATTCTAATATCAATCTGGAGTTCCAAACACCGTCCACCAAGCGTAGAGCGGGTTCTCGGGTGTTCCGAAGTTGTAACCACCGAAATCATCGACAACGGCAAAGGTCGAACCTTTCTTTATAGTTCCGCTAACCGGTATTTCGTGACCGTTGAGCATGACTGTACCTTGGATAGTTATGTCGTTCGCTGCCGGTGAGAGGAGCAAAACTCCAAGGGTTACCTGACCTGATAGACCGTAGAGTTCAATGTCCTGGTCTTTAACATAGGGTTGCGAGTAATAGACTTTCTTCAATTCAGGATCGGTAACCACAAAGGTTGCGCCTGAGAGCTGGGTAGAAAATTTACACTTGAACTCCGAAGATAGCTTTACTTGATATCGATTCTCGCCAGCAGGCTCCAATTGACTGAGTTGCTCTTTGTAAACTTGTCTTTCTTCCTCCATCCTCAGCGATATTGCCCAATTTCCGATATCACTTGAGCCATCAATTGGTGCAAGCGCGCGTTCCATGTGGTCGGGACCACCTATGTAAACTTGCCAGGAACTTGGATCGTCGACCTGATAGAACTTGGCAACTCCCTCTAGATCCGTTTTTGCAGCAAGCAAGCGCTTTGTATTTGGGTCCACCAACTGCACAAACATCGTAGGTACTCCAAACTCACCGGATGCATCTGTGACAACTATTTCCAACTTCTCTAATCCACCTGTTGTTGGTAGTTCTCCACTTAATGCATTGTTCAACTTCAACAAACCAGCACCAGAATCGTTGTCCCATCCGGATTTATCTATATCTTGCGCCGTATCTTCAATCAACTTTCTGATCTGCCACGCTTTTGCGTTCGGGAAATTTTGCAAGAGCACAGCAACGGCTCCCGTAACGTGTGGTGCAGCCATCGAGGTGCCCTGGTAGTAATCGTAAGTTCCTCCGTTCGTTGCTCTGACGTTCCTATTATGCCCTTCATAACCGATACTTGTCGGACCAGGTACCGTGGAGAGTATCGTGACTCCAGGAGCCCCGATTGTTACCATATCGCTCCTACTGGAGAAGTTTGCCGTTCTATAATCTCCTCCGTTGTACTCGACAGCCGCAACCTGGATCACACCGGGATAGTTGGCCGGGTACTGATGGTGCGAATCGGAATGGTTGTTACCCGCGGAACACACCATTATAACGTTCCTTTCGAGCGCGTAATCGAACGCGGCCTTCATCGTATGGCTGTAACCCCAACCACCCCAAGAATGGTTCATGACCTTTGCACCGTTATCAACAGCCCAGATTATACCTGCAGCAACTGCATCGTCACCTACGTAGTCGCCAATCCGATCGTCTCCATTTAGATCTGTGTCAAAAATCACTATCGGCATTATCTTCGCACCAGGAGCCACACCGACAATTCCTTTTCCGTCCTTCTTAGCCGCTATAGTTCCTGCAACGTGCGTTCCATGCGCACCACCGTAAGAAGAATCGGTTCCCGCAGGAAGTTCTTGGTCGAAGTACGGCCTGTAGCCCTTGACAACTTGCCCTTGGAGATCCGGATGCGTACCATCCACACCGGAGTCTACAACGGCAACAATTATTCCTGTTCCGCTGGCTTCCTCCCAGAGGTCTTGAGTAATACCTATAGCTTCATGACCCCAAAGTTCGTTGCTCAACTCTTCTCCGTAGTCTCTTCCGTTCATAAGGCCGATCTTAGACTTTGAGTACAGCTCTGGATTTCTCTCAACCCTTGTGGGCTTTATAAGTTCCCTCTTGTAGCTTGGTTCAACGTACCTTATACCTTTGATATCCAGGCTCCTGATCTTCTTGTAGGCATCCGCTACCTTACCGTTGAATTTTATTGAAACAACCTTAATCTGGGGAATCTCGCGTACAATAGTTCCGTTCAGTGCCTTAACGATTTGGTCAACGGCCTTTCTATCTTCATAACCAACGAGGATCTTTCCCTCGGTGTATTCTCCCTCTTTGAGCTCACCGAAGATGATACTGTAACCGGATGGTTTCGAAATCTTTGTCAGGTCAAACCGTGGCTCGAATGTCCCACTTTGCGTTCTTGGCTCGAAGTTATTTGTTTTGGGATTCGTACACGCAAATAAGAAGAGTAACGCAACAACTACAACAATGCTCAATGCTATCCTTTTCATTCAAATCCCCCCTTTCTTAATTCTCACCGGTGATGAAGCGGTGGTAGATGTCGGTTCTTATGTTACCAAGGCCGAAATAGTTGTTGTCGTCAACAAGTATCGACAAAGCTCTCGAACGATCTTGTGGATCTATTATCTGGGCTGCCAGCAATTCGTTACCCCATTCGTAGGTCTTGAACGCCTGGAGCTTATCGTATGGATACCAATCCTTGGCAGCAAAGTCTATCCAGGCCCATGGCTTTTGAGATGTTCTCTTTGAATGATGGTAATCGCTGAACTTAAAGGAGACGCTCGGTACTAATGTTGGAAGAATTGAATACTGCCCCGTGGTTGGGTTGGTACCCAATGAGTAGTAACAGTAATCGTTAACTACCAAGTCGTACAACCAAATATCGTACAAGTAACTTGGATCACCTTCCGCCGTTGTACTTACACCTGAGAATTGCCACTTGAACTCCGGATCTCTTGGAACACCCGTTGAACCGTTAAGTGGTGAAATGTAGGTAACTTGCAATAGAGGTAGTGGTATCACATCGCCGATGACGGTGTAAGGCGTTTCGTAACCATCGTACACGGATGAGACTGCATACCAGACCCTCTTACCTACCTCGAGTTGTGCCGAGTAGTCGCTGTAAGAAGACACCGTATTCGGCACCGTTGCTATCGGTTGGAACGAGACTCCGTCAAATGATCTGTAAATTCTGTAAGCCTTTGGTTGCGTGGTACCAGATGCTGAATACCATGGTCTCCAGAACACTCTGATGAACAAGTTTGTTCCGGACGGTGCTGCCGTCGGTTTCGGATCTTTTTTGCCGTAGTATTCAACGTACTGGGCTCTTGTATAGGAAATGATGTTATATCCATTGGGAGCTACTGTGGTGTACTTTTGGACAATATACGGTGTTATCGCCTGAGCTGGCATTCTGGAGACGTAGATGTAGACTATCTTCTCGTATCTATTGTCGTTCATGTCGTAAACATCGATGTAGACCGGTACCATGCCCTCAAATTCAGCGACGGAGGGTACAGCACTTATTGTCCCTGTATATCCGATGGTTCTTGGAGCGGTAAATGTTCCGGCACCGGGAACTCCTCCAACCTTCACGTACCAGAGGTTGAGAGAGTATTCGGTTGTCGTAGCTGTACCCGTTACCTGGATGCTATCGGTGGTGACAACGTTTCCTGTCGTGGAGATATCATTTCCATTTGCGTCTCTAATTTGCACACTAAGCTCAAACGGTTTTTCGGATGATGTAGGACCGAGCTTTGCAACGCGCATTTGAGTCTCAAACTCGAGATTCTGTCCGTGTGCCAATCTGAGACCTTCGATGTAAGTCCTCGCATACCCACTTTTCTCGATAACAACATCGACATCCGTAGTTGTTGAGAGAGTTATGTTGCTGAACGTGACTTTTCCGGTATTATCGGTCACCATTTCAAGCGTTTCTGAACCAACTTTAACCTTTACTGTAGCACCAGCTGTGGCTGGACCACTCTTGTAGTCAGTTACATAGATTGTTAAACTTGCTGCACCGTCGTACGGTGCACTAACCTTGAACGAAGCTGTTGCTTCCCCGCCTTTTCCATCGGTAAACTTCAGCTGAACCGTCGCAGGTGTGCTTAGCTTCGCCGTTGGGAACCAGAAGTACTTGCTACCAATCACAACACCAGGCCCTGAAACCTTTTGGATTGTTATCGGATCTCCATTTGGATCAGAAACGTACTTTGTCAAGTCGATCTCTACAGCTTTACCAACATATGTAACTTGTTCTGGAATTGGCAACACTCTTGGTGACTGATTCGGTACCGGTGCAGGTATAAGTGTTATTTCAAGGTGAGCGTAGGAATATGCACCTTTCGAGTCAGTTGCTTTCACCAAGAATTGATAAAGTCCTGGCTGGCGTCCTGTGGTGTTCCAGACAAATACCTTCTGTTCGTTTATCTGGGCACCGT includes these proteins:
- a CDS encoding S8 family serine peptidase, whose translation is MKRIALSIVVVVALLFLFACTNPKTNNFEPRTQSGTFEPRFDLTKISKPSGYSIIFGELKEGEYTEGKILVGYEDRKAVDQIVKALNGTIVREIPQIKVVSIKFNGKVADAYKKIRSLDIKGIRYVEPSYKRELIKPTRVERNPELYSKSKIGLMNGRDYGEELSNELWGHEAIGITQDLWEEASGTGIIVAVVDSGVDGTHPDLQGQVVKGYRPYFDQELPAGTDSSYGGAHGTHVAGTIAAKKDGKGIVGVAPGAKIMPIVIFDTDLNGDDRIGDYVGDDAVAAGIIWAVDNGAKVMNHSWGGWGYSHTMKAAFDYALERNVIMVCSAGNNHSDSHHQYPANYPGVIQVAAVEYNGGDYRTANFSSRSDMVTIGAPGVTILSTVPGPTSIGYEGHNRNVRATNGGTYDYYQGTSMAAPHVTGAVAVLLQNFPNAKAWQIRKLIEDTAQDIDKSGWDNDSGAGLLKLNNALSGELPTTGGLEKLEIVVTDASGEFGVPTMFVQLVDPNTKRLLAAKTDLEGVAKFYQVDDPSSWQVYIGGPDHMERALAPIDGSSDIGNWAISLRMEEERQVYKEQLSQLEPAGENRYQVKLSSEFKCKFSTQLSGATFVVTDPELKKVYYSQPYVKDQDIELYGLSGQVTLGVLLLSPAANDITIQGTVMLNGHEIPVSGTIKKGSTFAVVDDFGGYNFGTPENPLYAWWTVFGTPD
- a CDS encoding Ig-like domain-containing protein — encoded protein: MKVRTQWYLLVVVFLVLLLTVYSCTQPVNRPPVWTLPSYTVNVTVGQTVSFDLAGKVSDPDGDPVTVTIAQQPSGANATISNNKLTFTPASEGTYNFVLKASDGKGGEALAGLVVIVSKAPNAAPVWTKAAYSASAVVGQPFEFDLAGKVSDPDGDAITITIVRAPNGITATIADNKLKFTPPAVGTYEFTLKASDGKGGEAEAGLVVVVSAIPNTSPVWKQGTYTRSAEVGQTIQINLAPEVTDEDGDPITLTLVGETYGAQINEQKVFVWNTTGRQPGLYQFLVKATDSKGAYSYAHLEITLIPAPVPNQSPRVLPIPEQVTYVGKAVEIDLTKYVSDPNGDPITIQKVSGPGVVIGSKYFWFPTAKLSTPATVQLKFTDGKGGEATASFKVSAPYDGAASLTIYVTDYKSGPATAGATVKVKVGSETLEMVTDNTGKVTFSNITLSTTTDVDVVIEKSGYARTYIEGLRLAHGQNLEFETQMRVAKLGPTSSEKPFELSVQIRDANGNDISTTGNVVTTDSIQVTGTATTTEYSLNLWYVKVGGVPGAGTFTAPRTIGYTGTISAVPSVAEFEGMVPVYIDVYDMNDNRYEKIVYIYVSRMPAQAITPYIVQKYTTVAPNGYNIISYTRAQYVEYYGKKDPKPTAAPSGTNLFIRVFWRPWYSASGTTQPKAYRIYRSFDGVSFQPIATVPNTVSSYSDYSAQLEVGKRVWYAVSSVYDGYETPYTVIGDVIPLPLLQVTYISPLNGSTGVPRDPEFKWQFSGVSTTAEGDPSYLYDIWLYDLVVNDYCYYSLGTNPTTGQYSILPTLVPSVSFKFSDYHHSKRTSQKPWAWIDFAAKDWYPYDKLQAFKTYEWGNELLAAQIIDPQDRSRALSILVDDNNYFGLGNIRTDIYHRFITGEN